The sequence CCACGCTGGAGGCATTGCACGCCTCCGCGTTGCCCTTTGACGAAGGTATGCAGCGGGAGCAGGGGCTCCTTCTGACACTATTGACGGGGCCCGTCTCCAAGGCGCTGAGGTATCAACTCAGGGCGGAGCGCGACGCCTCCACGCTCTCCGAACATCTGAAAGCAGATCCCCGCGAATTTCGTTCGGTGGCGGTTATTGGTGCCGGCACCATGGGGGCCGGCATTGCGATTTGCGCACTCGATGCGGGACTTCAGGTTCTGCTGGTGGAACAGGACGACGTTGCGTTGCAGCGGGGGCATCAGCGCATCACCGATCATTACCGTGGCCGTGTCGACGCAGGGAAGTTGTCGGCTGATGATGCAGTCGCGCTGTCGTCAAGTTTGACGCTGACGATTGACTGGGCGAATTTGGAGCGCGCCGATGTCGTGATTGAAGCCGTATTCGAAGAGTTGTCCGTCAAACAGGACGTATTCAGGAAGATCGATCACCATGCGCGTCCCGGTGCGGTGCTGGCGACCAATACGTCTTACCTCGACATCGATGCCATCGCCGGCGTGACATCAAGGCCATCCGACGTCCTTGGCCTGCATTTTTTCAGTCCGGCAAATGTGATGAAGCTGCTGGAGGTAGTGCGAAACAAGGATGTCACAGCGGATGTTCTGGCCACGGGAATGGCGCTGGGAAGAAAGCTCAGGAAGCTGCCCGTATTAACAGGTAACTCCTTTGGCTTCATCGGCAATCGCATCTATAACGCCTATCGGACACAATGCGAATTCATGCTGGAAGACGGCGCCTGGCCGGAAGAGGTGGACAATGCCCTGACAGCAATGGGTTTTGCGATGGGGCCGTTTGCCGTCGCCGACCTGTCCGGACTGGATATCGCGTGGCGCATGCGCAAGGCGCAAGCGTCGATCCGTGACCCGCGTGTACGGTATGTTTCCATCCTGGACCAGCTTTGCGAACTCGGCCGTTTGGGGCGCAAGAGCGATGCGGGCTACTACGCCTATACCGAAAAAAAGCAAGCGCGCCACACCGATGAAGTCGTTCGCCGGATCATCGAACGTGCCAGCAGCCAGCGAGGAATCACCCGGCAGTTCTTGTTTGCACTGACCATTCAGCGCCGCGCATTGCTCGCCATGGTCAACGAAGCCGCGCTGCTGTTGGCCGAAGGAGTTGCCGCGCGTGCCAGTGATATCGACGTGGTCATGATCCAGGGCTACGGCTTTCCGCGCTGGGAAGGCGGTCCGGTCTTCTGGGCAAGCCATCAGGATCGCGACCAACTCGACAACGATCTCGATCAGTTGATTGCCAATAATGGCCATGGTGCCGTGCGTGCTACTCGGGACATGCTCGACCGCCTGTTGGCTTGAGCGGAACAGTAAATAGTGACTTATCCGTTCGGCGCCATCGACCTCGGCGCTGTCCAATCACCTAATTGACGTGATCACATGAACAACAAAGACAAACAAGCGTTTATATGCGATGCCATCCGTACGCCTTTCGGTCGTTACGGAGGAGCATTGAGCAGCCTTCGCGCCGACGACCTGGGCGCTATTCCCCTCATGGCCCTCATGGCACGTAATCCCCATGTTGACTGGTCGGCGCTGACCGACGTCCTGTATGGTTGTGCTAATCAAGCTGGCGAAGACAACAGGAACGTCGCGCGCATGTCGAGCTTGCTTGCTGGTTTGCCTGTTGAAGTCCCGGGCGCAACGATCAACCGCCTATGTGGTTCCGGCCTCGATGCGGTCGGGACGGCCGCAAGAGCCATCAAATCCGGCGAAGCAACGATGATGATTGCCGGTGGGGTGGAGAGCATGAGTCGTGCACCATTCGTCATGCCCAAGGCGGAAAGTGCGTTCAGTCGCAGCACGTCCATTCAGGACACCACGATCGGCTGGCGCTTCGTGAACAAACTGATGAAAGAGCAATACGGCGTGGACTCCATGCCAGAAACGGCTGAAAACGTTGCGATGGAGTTCAAGATCGACCGGGCGGATCAAGACTTGATGGCCTTGTCCAGCCAGCGCAAGGCAGTCGCCGCCCAGCAGGCCGGCCACCTTGCCCGCGAAATATGCGCCGTCGCAATACCGCAAAAGAAGGGGGAGGCGATTGTCGTTTCCACAGACGAGCATCCTCGCGCAACAAACATGGAAGCCCTGGCAAAACTCCGTGGGGTCGTCAGGCCGGAGGGCAGCGTC comes from Actimicrobium sp. CCC2.4 and encodes:
- a CDS encoding 3-hydroxyacyl-CoA dehydrogenase NAD-binding domain-containing protein, giving the protein MHSPNNEDAFKSGVVSDIAIIVLDDVSETGPCLDLFNTLVSEIDAAQANPAVRGMVLACNVMTWSVEATATDFVSSSQRLSQALQSVVSRLEQSAKPVVAAIGQAALGRGVELALACHARVALASARFGFPESHLGLIPGAGATQRLTRLTTPDIALGLIRDGVPRVATDLATSGLLDRVVTADVVGAASRLAEQLASKFPHGEVLPRARDRAVDATSMQQFIARERERLTGKQKLQPVHIATLEALHASALPFDEGMQREQGLLLTLLTGPVSKALRYQLRAERDASTLSEHLKADPREFRSVAVIGAGTMGAGIAICALDAGLQVLLVEQDDVALQRGHQRITDHYRGRVDAGKLSADDAVALSSSLTLTIDWANLERADVVIEAVFEELSVKQDVFRKIDHHARPGAVLATNTSYLDIDAIAGVTSRPSDVLGLHFFSPANVMKLLEVVRNKDVTADVLATGMALGRKLRKLPVLTGNSFGFIGNRIYNAYRTQCEFMLEDGAWPEEVDNALTAMGFAMGPFAVADLSGLDIAWRMRKAQASIRDPRVRYVSILDQLCELGRLGRKSDAGYYAYTEKKQARHTDEVVRRIIERASSQRGITRQFLFALTIQRRALLAMVNEAALLLAEGVAARASDIDVVMIQGYGFPRWEGGPVFWASHQDRDQLDNDLDQLIANNGHGAVRATRDMLDRLLA
- the pcaF gene encoding 3-oxoadipyl-CoA thiolase, which translates into the protein MNNKDKQAFICDAIRTPFGRYGGALSSLRADDLGAIPLMALMARNPHVDWSALTDVLYGCANQAGEDNRNVARMSSLLAGLPVEVPGATINRLCGSGLDAVGTAARAIKSGEATMMIAGGVESMSRAPFVMPKAESAFSRSTSIQDTTIGWRFVNKLMKEQYGVDSMPETAENVAMEFKIDRADQDLMALSSQRKAVAAQQAGHLAREICAVAIPQKKGEAIVVSTDEHPRATNMEALAKLRGVVRPEGSVTAGNSSGINDGACALLLADEVTAGRNGLVPKARIVAMATAGVPPRIMGIGPAPATQKVLALAGLRLDQLDVIELNEAFAAQGLAVLRMLGINDQDERVNAWGGAIALGHPLGASGARLVTTAVNRLHVTGGRYALCTMCIGVGQGIALILERV